The Bacillota bacterium genome contains the following window.
ATGCCTTGACCCTTCTGGAGCACGTAGAGAGAAATCGTTCCCGGCTTGGTCACGACGGTGCCATTGTTGTCATCCCCATCCTCAGCATCCTCAGCCGGAATAAGAGTAGCCGGAATATTAAGAGTGATCTTCACCTCGGTTGCATCCGGGTCAGCAATGTAATTGGCATCCGACACTTCAAGGGTGACCCCACCATCGACGGAAACAGTGGCCGACGCGATTTCCTTTCCGCTTTCATCCCGCAAGCTCACATTGCCCTGGTCGTCAACTTCGACCTTGTAGGTGCCTCCAACGAGCCCTTCGATACCAGAGTTGCCCGTTGAGGCAACAAAGCCTGTCGTGCCCGGATCCGCAACCCAAACAGCCGTCTCTGCGACGACCTTCAAAGACTCGGCCCGCATGTCGGCGATGGCAAGATCGATGTTCTGCCCGCTGTTGGCCCCGATGTGGAACTTGCCCGAGAACTTGCCATCGAGAAGTTTCATCGTGTTGAACTCGGTGGTGTTGCCGATGCGGGTCAATTCCTCGACCAGCTGGTTGATCTCTTTCTGGATCTCAAAACGGTCGGTAGCGGTGTTGGTGTCGCTGGCTGCCTGAGCCGCCAACTCACGCATTCGCTGCAGGATGGCGTGCGTCTCCTGCAGAGCGCCCTCCGCCGTTTGAATCAGTGAGATGGCGTCCTGGGCGTTCTTCATCGCCATCTTGAGGCCGCGGATTTGGCCGCGCATCTTTTCCGAAATAGCCAAGCCCGCGGCATCGTCGCCCGCCCGGTTGATCCGGAGGCCCGAGGACAACTTTTCGATCGACTTAGCGATCTGGTCTTGGTTGACAACGAGCTGACGATGTGCGTTCATCGCCATGATGTTGTTGGCGATACGCATGTGTGCTTCATCCTCCTTGATGATATTGATTGTGCGGTTTTCCGCCGGCGCCTGCCCGTTCAGCTTGCTT
Protein-coding sequences here:
- a CDS encoding flagellin, whose translation is MRIANNIMAMNAHRQLVVNQDQIAKSIEKLSSGLRINRAGDDAAGLAISEKMRGQIRGLKMAMKNAQDAISLIQTAEGALQETHAILQRMRELAAQAASDTNTATDRFEIQKEINQLVEELTRIGNTTEFNTMKLLDGKFSGKFHIGANSGQNIDLAIADMRAESLKVVAETAVWVADPGTTGFVASTGNSGIEGLVGGTYKVEVDDQGNVSLRDESGKEIASATVSVDGGVTLEVSDANYIADPDATEVKITLNIPATLIPAEDAEDGDDNNGTVVTKPGTISLYVLQKGQGISVMNQQDADKAITAINNAIERVSAERSKLGAYQNRLEHTIANLGTSAENLQAAESRIRDVDMAAEMMTFTKFQILQQASTAMLAQANLAPQSVLQLLG